The proteins below are encoded in one region of Solenopsis invicta isolate M01_SB chromosome 8, UNIL_Sinv_3.0, whole genome shotgun sequence:
- the LOC113002929 gene encoding odorant receptor 22c-like — MNDNKGFNYAFGMSRHSLWIIGVWPDPLASLSDFHRPNIRFIIAICIVLFYVIMPTIINTIRAWGNIIRLVEGIAAANFCVLALCKIFGTWYHRKTLRTLMVSIMTDWTVKNNEERKTMLHITRHGRILCITCYMMMICIMSFYVNSHLIKIFRNISQPQRTLVYPFNYFYNSQKSPNYEITCLFQLTAGVCSSFINSTIDVFISLLLLHICAQLVNLRTALNNLVDKLAEGSISSSSFKKGLAEITVRHEHLIRNIKVINNCYSIILFLHMFATTFQLCFKSFQFFTIVIKHLDVPIITKIYALLYFIYELMHLYIYCYSAERLSKESINMMHGAYECKWYDLPPKDAKNLIFMIHRSAIPFSLNAGKFGTFSIEMFGNAVKTSMGYLSLLLTLMER; from the exons GTTTTAATTACGCCTTTGGGATGAGTCGCCATAGTTTATGGATAATCGGCGTATGGCCCGATCCACTTGCATCATTAAGTGATTTCCACCGGCCAAACATAAGATTTATAATCGCTATATGTATCGTGCTGTTTTACGTGATCATGCCGACAATAATAAATACGATTCGTGCATGGGGAAACATAATTCGTTTGGTTGAAGGTATCGCCGCCGCCAACTTCTGCGTGTTGGCACTATGCAAGATATTCGGTACTTGGTATCACCGTAAAA CACTTCGAACGCTGATGGTATCAATCATGACCGATTGGACTGTGAAGAATAACGAGGAACGAAAAACAATGTTACATATAACAAGACATGGCcgaattttatgtattacatgTTACATGATGATGATATGCATAATGTCGTTTTACGTAAACTCCCACCTTATAAAAATCTTTCGAAATATATCCCAACCTCAAAGAACACTCGTGTatccatttaattatttttacaatagtcAAAAAAGTCCAAACTATGAAATCACTTGTTTGTTTCAACTTACCGCCGGTGTATGCTCAAGTTTCATCAATTCTACCATCGACGTTTTCATCTCGTTGCTTCTACTGCACATATGCGCGCAGCTGGTAAATCTACGAACGGCACTCAACAATTTAGTTGACAAATTAGCCGAAGGATCTATATCTTCGTCGAGCTTTAAGAAAGGTTTGGCTGAGATCACTGTACGTCACGAACATCTTATCAG gaaCATAAAAGTAATCAACAATTGCTACagcataatattatttctacacATGTTTGCTACAACTTTTCAGTTGTGTTTTAAAAGCTTTCAATTTTTTACG ATAGTAATAAAGCATTTGGATGTACCTATTATCACCAAAATTTATGCTTTGCTTTACTTCATTTATGAATTgatgcatttatatatttattgttattcagCTGAAAGACTTTCAAAGGAG AGCATTAATATGATGCATGGCGCGTATGAATGCAAATGGTATGATTTACCGCCGAAAGACGCGAAGaacttaatatttatgatacatcgATCAGCGATTCCGTTTAGTTTAAACGCTGGAAAATTTGGAACATTTTCGATAGAAATGTTTGGAAAC GCGGTGAAAACGTCAATGGGATATTTATCTCTATTGCTGACACTAATGGAGagataa